In Emcibacteraceae bacterium, a single window of DNA contains:
- the gspN gene encoding type II secretion system protein N, which produces MTSLSLSDHSVFPKKYLIILFVAAFVLLSIFNLPAGIIGGWLRNTGLNYRSIEGTLWQVEIYDAIFDGYPIHKLELEPKIGKLLLFQLAAGFKAENNQGQITGTITSAGQGDFILNDIHASANVIVSKNTNSFPTDFILNSDQLKIGENGQCRAGNFMIKSNLTDLLFSGLALELPPLSGQGQCDDGNINMTLQTSGQGFEISLSGELNEQASKAMINIKLPESLNDLPRVTNELSARGFTKANGFWQTVMEIDR; this is translated from the coding sequence ATGACAAGTTTAAGCCTTTCCGATCATTCCGTATTTCCAAAAAAATATCTGATTATTTTATTTGTTGCCGCTTTCGTTTTGCTGAGCATTTTCAATTTACCGGCAGGCATAATCGGCGGATGGTTAAGGAATACAGGCTTAAATTATCGCTCGATAGAGGGAACTCTCTGGCAGGTGGAAATCTATGATGCGATTTTTGACGGTTACCCAATTCATAAATTGGAGCTTGAACCCAAAATCGGTAAATTATTGCTGTTTCAGCTTGCAGCGGGTTTCAAGGCAGAAAATAATCAGGGGCAGATTACCGGAACCATAACAAGTGCTGGTCAGGGTGATTTTATTCTTAACGATATTCATGCTTCTGCGAACGTTATTGTTTCCAAAAATACCAATAGTTTTCCGACGGATTTTATTTTGAACTCAGATCAGCTGAAAATAGGTGAAAATGGACAATGCCGAGCCGGGAATTTTATGATTAAATCAAATCTGACGGATTTACTTTTTTCAGGTCTTGCGCTGGAATTGCCACCCCTAAGTGGGCAGGGTCAATGTGATGATGGCAATATAAATATGACACTTCAGACAAGCGGGCAGGGATTTGAAATTTCACTAAGCGGGGAACTTAATGAACAGGCATCAAAAGCGATGATAAATATAAAGCTGCCGGAAAGTCTTAACGATCTGCCGCGTGTGACCAATGAATTGTCGGCAAGGGGATTTACAAAGGCAAATGGTTTCTGGCAAACGGTTATGGAGATAGACAGATGA
- a CDS encoding type II secretion system protein M: MKAFWSGLTEREQLLICLCGLVVAIFFIYLLMIRPLIEKEQTSRRAMEAEKAAYSRILELASKAEASRGIKSPDQKMGAVDLREAATIASKETGIAISRIQPGRDGDVSFWIDAAKTDQIFNWLLLMNSRYDREVKKLSLQKNANSESLRGQFEFAGDIK; encoded by the coding sequence ATGAAAGCATTCTGGTCAGGACTGACGGAAAGAGAACAGCTGCTGATCTGCCTGTGCGGGTTAGTGGTTGCGATCTTTTTTATCTATCTGCTCATGATCAGGCCGCTGATTGAAAAAGAGCAAACCTCAAGGCGGGCAATGGAAGCGGAAAAAGCCGCTTACTCGAGAATTCTTGAACTTGCCTCAAAGGCGGAAGCTTCACGCGGTATTAAAAGCCCGGATCAAAAAATGGGAGCAGTTGACTTAAGGGAAGCGGCAACGATCGCTTCAAAAGAAACAGGTATTGCCATTTCCCGGATACAGCCGGGCCGTGATGGTGATGTATCCTTCTGGATTGATGCGGCAAAAACAGATCAGATATTTAACTGGCTTCTTTTAATGAATAGTCGTTATGACCGTGAGGTCAAAAAATTGTCGTTACAGAAAAACGCAAACTCAGAAAGTCTGCGGGGGCAGTTTGAATTTGCAGGGGATATAAAATGA
- the gspL gene encoding type II secretion system protein GspL gives MIEQIKIIESANYADTVAILPGEAVSFFVVTLPDLPSAKLLKILPGVMADYLAGNVDEVHISIIKKFENGQYLIGVCDHKVMMAAKEMAAKKGKILKAAWPDYALIKVPTSGIAIYNDGERILARRSDGTGFCVNVNVLDHVVKGHQTHEATPSEDMPDGVGLASGKYSPRMPIMAYFRPAYRLGFILLAGLIIWIISMSLMIADNAKQRQSYADASTQIFKKTYPDVKRIVNVEAQMRNLTTSENDGSGQAFLSLSDTIFKAVSQSGGVRLESLSYDKNSGEPVMNITVISENYAEATSFESMLENAGLTVTQGDSSQDGTMIFSSFMITGGV, from the coding sequence ATGATTGAGCAGATCAAAATTATTGAAAGCGCGAATTACGCTGACACCGTTGCAATCCTTCCCGGGGAAGCGGTCAGTTTCTTCGTTGTGACGCTTCCTGATCTGCCATCGGCAAAGCTTTTGAAAATTTTACCCGGGGTAATGGCTGATTATCTGGCCGGAAATGTGGATGAAGTTCATATTTCAATAATAAAAAAATTTGAAAACGGCCAATATCTGATTGGTGTCTGCGATCATAAAGTCATGATGGCAGCAAAGGAAATGGCCGCGAAAAAAGGGAAAATTTTAAAAGCCGCCTGGCCGGATTATGCATTGATAAAAGTTCCGACAAGTGGAATTGCTATTTATAATGATGGCGAGCGCATATTGGCGCGCCGCAGCGATGGAACCGGTTTTTGCGTAAATGTGAATGTGCTTGACCATGTTGTAAAAGGTCATCAAACCCATGAGGCCACACCGTCGGAAGACATGCCGGATGGAGTTGGCTTAGCCAGCGGTAAATATAGTCCGCGGATGCCTATTATGGCTTATTTCCGGCCTGCCTACCGACTTGGGTTTATATTGCTTGCCGGGCTTATCATCTGGATCATCAGTATGTCATTGATGATTGCGGATAATGCAAAACAAAGACAGAGTTATGCCGATGCCTCCACTCAAATATTCAAAAAAACATATCCAGACGTAAAGCGTATCGTCAATGTCGAGGCGCAGATGAGAAACCTGACGACCAGTGAAAACGATGGCTCGGGACAGGCGTTTTTATCCCTTTCAGACACCATATTCAAAGCGGTCAGCCAGTCAGGTGGCGTAAGACTTGAAAGCCTTAGTTATGATAAAAATAGCGGTGAGCCGGTTATGAATATTACCGTGATTTCCGAGAATTATGCTGAGGCGACATCTTTTGAAAGTATGCTTGAGAATGCAGGGCTCACTGTCACGCAAGGGGACAGCAGCCAGGATGGAACCATGATTTTCAGCAGTTTCATGATTACAGGGGGTGTTTGA
- the gspK gene encoding type II secretion system minor pseudopilin GspK: MNFLKNDDGAALISVLLLVSVMSAAMVATFDELGLFTKNIVSRSEYYQADQFAHAAEIVGANQAVKLAKNQTLAAVMGIDDDRQKVTFPIDGGTVKGELAEYSNCFNLNSLVAANNAEGFEVNQIGYEQYIQLLREIGIGERQAQSLAAALVDWQDTDDRPMQSGAESFSYSQAEVPYRAANYPIRELNELRLVRGYTPELIEVLSKFTCVDPLLMQTVVNLNSIRPDQALFIRALLGPEYPLEAVRSVIEERPAAGYDNVARFWNNPLLINKEIDNAIRKQFQVSAKRYRLTIEVEYFDARISRQSVILIKDDGTYELISRMAGT; encoded by the coding sequence ATGAATTTCTTAAAAAATGATGATGGCGCTGCCCTTATATCGGTTTTACTGCTTGTTTCGGTGATGAGCGCAGCGATGGTCGCGACATTTGATGAACTTGGGCTATTTACAAAAAATATCGTCAGCCGTTCTGAATATTATCAGGCGGATCAGTTTGCCCATGCGGCCGAAATTGTTGGCGCCAATCAGGCTGTGAAACTCGCTAAAAATCAAACGCTGGCTGCCGTGATGGGTATTGATGATGATCGTCAGAAGGTCACTTTCCCCATTGACGGCGGGACGGTTAAGGGCGAGCTCGCGGAATATTCCAATTGCTTTAACTTAAATTCACTGGTTGCGGCCAACAATGCAGAGGGATTTGAAGTCAACCAGATCGGCTATGAACAGTACATCCAGCTTTTAAGGGAAATTGGTATAGGTGAAAGACAGGCACAGTCATTGGCAGCGGCCCTTGTGGACTGGCAGGATACCGATGATCGGCCAATGCAATCCGGCGCTGAATCTTTCAGTTATTCGCAAGCCGAGGTTCCCTACCGCGCCGCCAATTATCCGATCCGTGAACTCAATGAACTACGGCTTGTGCGCGGCTATACACCTGAGCTTATTGAGGTCCTATCAAAATTTACCTGTGTTGACCCGCTTTTAATGCAAACGGTCGTTAATTTAAATTCCATCCGTCCCGATCAGGCACTCTTTATTCGGGCGCTTTTGGGGCCGGAATATCCGCTGGAAGCAGTAAGGTCTGTCATCGAAGAAAGACCGGCCGCCGGATATGATAATGTTGCGAGATTCTGGAACAATCCGCTCTTAATAAATAAGGAAATTGATAACGCGATCAGAAAGCAGTTTCAGGTGAGCGCTAAACGCTATAGATTAACAATCGAAGTGGAATATTTTGATGCCAGAATAAGCCGGCAAAGTGTCATACTGATTAAGGATGATGGCACATATGAGCTGATTAGCCGGATGGCAGGGACTTAA
- a CDS encoding type II secretion system protein GspJ has protein sequence MSMAQNTIKQEDGFSLIETLVAVFILSVVSLITLSIMSNFADANQMMMTRLGDLKQIEKARLQIRDDLSHASPRPATEPNETDEKVIKLIGFTRSGSEFAAVDQTMSPAETVYYLVRDKKLVRRSYERPYITENTPFRDYILLDHVGGVALKYYDGFLWQDNWIMAAGPNKARFPKAIEMTWQINNPENGQQTSYRNVFQMGAGQ, from the coding sequence ATGAGTATGGCCCAAAATACCATAAAGCAGGAAGATGGTTTCAGCCTTATTGAAACGCTGGTGGCGGTTTTTATCCTGTCGGTTGTGTCCTTAATTACCCTGAGCATTATGAGTAATTTTGCCGATGCCAACCAGATGATGATGACCAGACTTGGTGATCTGAAGCAGATTGAAAAAGCACGCCTGCAAATTCGGGATGACCTGAGCCACGCCAGTCCACGGCCAGCAACGGAGCCCAATGAAACAGATGAAAAGGTAATAAAATTAATCGGTTTTACCAGAAGTGGTAGTGAGTTTGCCGCTGTTGATCAGACCATGTCGCCGGCGGAAACGGTTTATTATCTGGTCCGGGATAAAAAACTGGTCAGACGGTCATATGAAAGACCTTATATCACCGAAAACACGCCGTTTCGGGATTATATATTGCTGGATCATGTCGGTGGGGTCGCGCTTAAATATTATGACGGGTTTCTTTGGCAGGATAACTGGATTATGGCAGCGGGCCCCAATAAAGCCCGCTTTCCAAAAGCTATTGAAATGACCTGGCAGATAAACAATCCGGAGAACGGGCAACAGACATCCTACCGAAATGTATTTCAGATGGGGGCAGGGCAATGA
- the gspI gene encoding type II secretion system minor pseudopilin GspI, whose protein sequence is MMKAASAQDGFSLLELLVAIAILSLAVIPMMATQSTAIRSSSQLNEKEIARFVAENALTELSVSEIPPEPGMRQGTENQAGFDYTWQAVISRIPNQPLMTIALSVSREGSTDTLYRLNGFRKVK, encoded by the coding sequence ATGATGAAGGCGGCTTCCGCGCAGGATGGTTTTTCACTACTGGAATTGCTGGTGGCAATTGCGATATTGTCGCTTGCCGTTATTCCGATGATGGCGACCCAATCCACCGCGATCAGAAGCAGCAGTCAATTAAATGAAAAGGAAATTGCCCGCTTTGTTGCGGAAAATGCTTTAACTGAATTAAGTGTTTCAGAAATTCCACCGGAACCGGGAATGCGTCAGGGCACTGAAAATCAGGCAGGGTTTGATTATACCTGGCAGGCCGTTATTTCACGCATTCCGAACCAACCCTTAATGACCATCGCGCTTTCCGTTAGCCGGGAAGGGTCAACAGATACGCTTTACCGGCTTAACGGGTTTAGAAAAGTTAAATGA